In Harpia harpyja isolate bHarHar1 chromosome 12, bHarHar1 primary haplotype, whole genome shotgun sequence, a single window of DNA contains:
- the FAM168B gene encoding myelin-associated neurite-outgrowth inhibitor isoform X1, with translation MNPVYSPGSSGVPYANAKGIGYPAGFPMGYAAAAPAYSPNMYPGANPTFQTGYTPGTPYKVSCSPTSGAVPPYSSSPNPYQTAVYPVRSAYPQQNPYAQQGTYYTQPLYAAPPHVIHHTTVVQPNGMPATMYPAPIPPPRGNGVTMGMVAGTTMAMSAGTLLTTHSPTPVAPHPVTMPTYRAPGTPTYSYVPPQW, from the exons ATGAATCCTGTGTATAGCCCTGGATCTTCTGGGGTGCCCTATGCAAATGCCAAAGGAATTGGTTATCCAG CTGGCTTCCCAATGGGCTATGCAGCGGCTGCTCCTGCCTATTCCCCTAATATGTATCCTGGAGCAAATCCTACCTTCCAAACAG GTTATACGCCAGGCACCCCATATAAAGTATCTTGTTCACCCACTAGTGGAGCAGTGCCACCGTATTCTTCGTCACCAAATCCCTATCAGACTGCTGTGTACCCAGTTCGAAGTGCCTATCCACAGCAGAATCCATATGCACAG CAAGGCACTTATTACACACAGCCTTTATATGCAGCACCACCCCACGTAATTCACCACACCACAGTTGTGCAGCCTAACGGCATGCCAGCAACTATGTATCCTGCTCCGATTCCGCCACCAAGAGGAAATGGTGTGACTATGGGGATGGTGGCTGGGACTACTATGGCAATGTCAGCAG GTACTTTGTTGACAACTCATTCCCCAACTCCAGTAGCCCCTCATCCAGTTACTATGCCCACATATCGGGCTCCAGGAACACCAACCTATAGTTATGTGCCCCCACAGTGGTGA
- the FAM168B gene encoding myelin-associated neurite-outgrowth inhibitor isoform X2, producing MNPVYSPGSSGVPYANAKGIGYPAGFPMGYAAAAPAYSPNMYPGANPTFQTGYTPGTPYKVSCSPTSGAVPPYSSSPNPYQTAVYPVRSAYPQQNPYAQQGTYYTQPLYAAPPHVIHHTTVVQPNGMPATMYPAPIPPPRGNGVTMGMVAGTTMAMSAGLKMGDMQSRN from the exons ATGAATCCTGTGTATAGCCCTGGATCTTCTGGGGTGCCCTATGCAAATGCCAAAGGAATTGGTTATCCAG CTGGCTTCCCAATGGGCTATGCAGCGGCTGCTCCTGCCTATTCCCCTAATATGTATCCTGGAGCAAATCCTACCTTCCAAACAG GTTATACGCCAGGCACCCCATATAAAGTATCTTGTTCACCCACTAGTGGAGCAGTGCCACCGTATTCTTCGTCACCAAATCCCTATCAGACTGCTGTGTACCCAGTTCGAAGTGCCTATCCACAGCAGAATCCATATGCACAG CAAGGCACTTATTACACACAGCCTTTATATGCAGCACCACCCCACGTAATTCACCACACCACAGTTGTGCAGCCTAACGGCATGCCAGCAACTATGTATCCTGCTCCGATTCCGCCACCAAGAGGAAATGGTGTGACTATGGGGATGGTGGCTGGGACTACTATGGCAATGTCAGCAG